The Vulpes vulpes isolate BD-2025 chromosome 10, VulVul3, whole genome shotgun sequence genome has a window encoding:
- the MFSD2A gene encoding sodium-dependent lysophosphatidylcholine symporter 1 isoform X2, with amino-acid sequence MAKGEGAESGSAAGLLPTGILPAAERPAQVKEPKKKQQLSICNKLCYAVGGAPYQVTGCALGFFLQIYLLDVAQVEPFFASIILFVGRAWDAFTDPLVGFCISKSSWTRLGRLMPWIIFSTPLAIIAYFLIWFVPDFPRGQALWYLLFYCLFETLVTCFHVPYSALTMFISTEQSERDSATAYRMTVEVLGTVLGTAIQGQIVGQADTPCLQDPSDSALAMEGANHTQSTTSLKETQNAYLLAAGVIASIYVICAVILTLGVREQREPYETQQAEPMSFFRGLRLVMSHGPYVKLIAGFLFTSLAFMLVEGNFALFCTYTLGFRNEFQNLLLAIMLSATFTIPIWQWFLTRFGKKTAVYVGISSAVPFLILVAFMESNLIVTYVVAVAAGISVAAAFLLPWSMLPDVIDDFHLKQPQSHGTEPIFFSFYVFFTKFASGVSLGISTLSLDFAGYQTRGCSQPARVKFTLKLLVTIAPIVLILLGLLLFKLYPIDEEKRRQNKKALQALREEASSSGCSDTDSTELASIL; translated from the exons ATGGCCAAGGGAGAGGGCGCCGAGAGCGGCTCCGCGGCCGGGCTGCTGCCCACCGGCATCCTCCCAGCCGCCGAACGGCCGGCGCAGGTCAAG GAACCGAAGAAGAAACAACAGTTGTCCATTTGTAACAAGCTTTGCTATGCAGTTGGAGGGGCCCCCTACCAGGTGACAGGCTGTGCCCTGGGGTTCTTCCTGCAGATCTACCTGTTGGATGTGGCTCAG GTGGAGCCTTTCTTTGCCTCCATCATCCTATTTGTGGGCCGAGCGTGGGATGCCTTCACAGACCCCCTGGTGGGCTTCTGCATTAGCAAATCTTCCTGGACCCGCCTGGGCCGCCTCATGCCCTG GATCATCTTCTCCACACCCCTGGCCATCATTGCTTACTTCCTCATCTGGTTCGTGCCTGATTTCCCACGTGGCCAGGCGCTGTGGTACCTGCTTTTCTACTGCCTGTTTGAAACGCTAGTCACG TGTTTCCACGTTCCCTACTCAGCTCTCACGATGTTCATCAGCACAGAGCAGAGTGAGCGGGATTCCGCTACTGCATATC GGATGACTGTGGAGGTGCTGGGCACAGTGTTGGGCACAGCGATCCAGGGGCAAATCGTGGGCCAAGCAGACACGCCTTGCCTCCAGGACCCCAGTGACTCTGCACTGGCCATGGAAGGTGCCAATCACACACAGAGCACCACATCACTCAAAGAAACG CAAAATGCATACCTGCTGGCGGCAGGGGTCATTGCCTCCATCTATGTCATCTGTGCTGTCATCCTAACCCTGGGTGTGCGGGAGCAGAGAG AACCCTATGAGACTCAGCAGGCTGAGCCGATGTCCTTTTTTCGGGGCCTGCGGCTGGTCATGAGCCATGGCCCATACGTCAAGCTTATTGCTGGCTTCCTCTTCACCTCCCTGGCTTTTAtg CTGGTGGAGGGGAACTTCGCCTTGTTTTGCACCTACACCTTGGGCTTCCGAAATGAATTCCAGAATCTGCTCCTGGCCATCATG CTCTCAGCCACATTCACCATTCCCATCTGGCAGTGGTTTCTAACCCGATTTGGCAAGAAGACGGCTGTATACGTTGGGATCTCA TCAGCAGTGCCATTTCTCATCTTGGTGGCCTTCATGGAGAGTAACCTAATTGTCACCTATGTGGTAGCTGTGGCAGCTGGCATCAGTGTAGCAGCGGCCTTCTTACTACCCTG GTCCATGCTGCCTGATGTCATTGACGACTTCCACTTGAAGCAGCCCCAGTCTCACGGCACTGAGCCCAtcttcttctccttctatgtcttcTTCACCAAGTTTGCCTCTGGAGTCTCACTGGGCATCTCCACCCTGAGTCTTGA CTTCGCCGGGTACCAGACCCGTGGCTGCTCACAGCCGGCACGTGTCAAGTTCACCCTGAAGTTGCTGGTGACCATAGCTCCCATAGTCCTCATCCTGCTAGGCCTGCTGCTCTTCAAGCTGTACCCCATTGACGAGGAGAAGCGGCGGCAGAACAAGAAGGCCCTGCAGGCTCTGAG GGAAGAGGCCAGCAGCTCCGGCTGCTCTGACACAGACTCTACAGAGCTGGCCAGCATCCTCTAG
- the MFSD2A gene encoding sodium-dependent lysophosphatidylcholine symporter 1 isoform X1, whose protein sequence is MAKGEGAESGSAAGLLPTGILPAAERPAQVKKEPKKKQQLSICNKLCYAVGGAPYQVTGCALGFFLQIYLLDVAQVEPFFASIILFVGRAWDAFTDPLVGFCISKSSWTRLGRLMPWIIFSTPLAIIAYFLIWFVPDFPRGQALWYLLFYCLFETLVTCFHVPYSALTMFISTEQSERDSATAYRMTVEVLGTVLGTAIQGQIVGQADTPCLQDPSDSALAMEGANHTQSTTSLKETQNAYLLAAGVIASIYVICAVILTLGVREQREPYETQQAEPMSFFRGLRLVMSHGPYVKLIAGFLFTSLAFMLVEGNFALFCTYTLGFRNEFQNLLLAIMLSATFTIPIWQWFLTRFGKKTAVYVGISSAVPFLILVAFMESNLIVTYVVAVAAGISVAAAFLLPWSMLPDVIDDFHLKQPQSHGTEPIFFSFYVFFTKFASGVSLGISTLSLDFAGYQTRGCSQPARVKFTLKLLVTIAPIVLILLGLLLFKLYPIDEEKRRQNKKALQALREEASSSGCSDTDSTELASIL, encoded by the exons ATGGCCAAGGGAGAGGGCGCCGAGAGCGGCTCCGCGGCCGGGCTGCTGCCCACCGGCATCCTCCCAGCCGCCGAACGGCCGGCGCAGGTCAAG aAGGAACCGAAGAAGAAACAACAGTTGTCCATTTGTAACAAGCTTTGCTATGCAGTTGGAGGGGCCCCCTACCAGGTGACAGGCTGTGCCCTGGGGTTCTTCCTGCAGATCTACCTGTTGGATGTGGCTCAG GTGGAGCCTTTCTTTGCCTCCATCATCCTATTTGTGGGCCGAGCGTGGGATGCCTTCACAGACCCCCTGGTGGGCTTCTGCATTAGCAAATCTTCCTGGACCCGCCTGGGCCGCCTCATGCCCTG GATCATCTTCTCCACACCCCTGGCCATCATTGCTTACTTCCTCATCTGGTTCGTGCCTGATTTCCCACGTGGCCAGGCGCTGTGGTACCTGCTTTTCTACTGCCTGTTTGAAACGCTAGTCACG TGTTTCCACGTTCCCTACTCAGCTCTCACGATGTTCATCAGCACAGAGCAGAGTGAGCGGGATTCCGCTACTGCATATC GGATGACTGTGGAGGTGCTGGGCACAGTGTTGGGCACAGCGATCCAGGGGCAAATCGTGGGCCAAGCAGACACGCCTTGCCTCCAGGACCCCAGTGACTCTGCACTGGCCATGGAAGGTGCCAATCACACACAGAGCACCACATCACTCAAAGAAACG CAAAATGCATACCTGCTGGCGGCAGGGGTCATTGCCTCCATCTATGTCATCTGTGCTGTCATCCTAACCCTGGGTGTGCGGGAGCAGAGAG AACCCTATGAGACTCAGCAGGCTGAGCCGATGTCCTTTTTTCGGGGCCTGCGGCTGGTCATGAGCCATGGCCCATACGTCAAGCTTATTGCTGGCTTCCTCTTCACCTCCCTGGCTTTTAtg CTGGTGGAGGGGAACTTCGCCTTGTTTTGCACCTACACCTTGGGCTTCCGAAATGAATTCCAGAATCTGCTCCTGGCCATCATG CTCTCAGCCACATTCACCATTCCCATCTGGCAGTGGTTTCTAACCCGATTTGGCAAGAAGACGGCTGTATACGTTGGGATCTCA TCAGCAGTGCCATTTCTCATCTTGGTGGCCTTCATGGAGAGTAACCTAATTGTCACCTATGTGGTAGCTGTGGCAGCTGGCATCAGTGTAGCAGCGGCCTTCTTACTACCCTG GTCCATGCTGCCTGATGTCATTGACGACTTCCACTTGAAGCAGCCCCAGTCTCACGGCACTGAGCCCAtcttcttctccttctatgtcttcTTCACCAAGTTTGCCTCTGGAGTCTCACTGGGCATCTCCACCCTGAGTCTTGA CTTCGCCGGGTACCAGACCCGTGGCTGCTCACAGCCGGCACGTGTCAAGTTCACCCTGAAGTTGCTGGTGACCATAGCTCCCATAGTCCTCATCCTGCTAGGCCTGCTGCTCTTCAAGCTGTACCCCATTGACGAGGAGAAGCGGCGGCAGAACAAGAAGGCCCTGCAGGCTCTGAG GGAAGAGGCCAGCAGCTCCGGCTGCTCTGACACAGACTCTACAGAGCTGGCCAGCATCCTCTAG